GGATCGTCCTCGCCCAGGTCTTCGTCGCCGCGCCGTTCCTCATTGTCGCGGCGCAGGTGGCGTTCGCCGGGGTGGATCCCGCGCTCGAACGCGTCTCGTACGCCCTCGGGGTGCCGCCGCTGGCGACTTTCTTTCGCGTGACGTTGCCGCTCGCGTGGCCGGGCATCCTCGCGGGCCTGCCGCTCGTCTGGCTGCGCGCGCTCGGCGAGTTCGGCGCGACCGTGATGCTGGCGTATCACCCGTACTCGCTGCCCGTGTATCTGTTCGTCCAGTTCGGGGCGCAGGGGCTGCGGGCGGCCCTCCCCATCGCGGCGATCCTCGCCGCGCTCGGTATCGCTGCGCTCGCCGCGGTCCGGGCGGCCGGCGGCGTCGGCGGGGAGCGGACGCGGTGAGGCGGCGCCGGCCGTGCTGACCGTCGCGGCGGCCTGCCGCCTCGGCGACTTTTCGCTGGACGTCGCGTTCCGGTCCGCGCACCGGCGCACGGTACTCTTCGGGCCGTCGGGCGCCGGAAAGTCGCTGACGCTGCAGTGCATCGCCGGATTCCTCGTGCCCCCGCGCGGGTACGCGGCCATCGGCGACGCGGTGGTGCTCGACACGGAGCGGGGGATCAACGTCCCGCCGTGGCGCCGGCGGGTCGGCGCGCTGCTGCAGGGCGACGCGCTCTTTCCGCACCTCGACGCGGCGGCCAATGTGGCGTACGGGATGCGGCGGGTGTGGCGCGGCCGCGAACCGACGCGGGCGCTTGCGCTTCTGGCGTCGGTGGGGCTGGCCGGTTACGGGCCGCGCCGGCCGTCCGATCTGTCGAGCGGCGAGCGGCAGCGCGTCGCGCTCGCGCGGGCGCTGGCCAGCGACCCCCGCGCGCTGCTTCTCGACGAGCCGTTCTCCGCCGTGGACGCGCCGGTGCGCGAGCAGCTGCGCCGCGACTTGATCGCCTTGGTCGACGCGCGCGACCTGCCCGCCGTGGTGGTGACGCACGACTTCGACGAGGCGCACGTCCTCGGGGAGACGGTCGTGGTGCTGGTCGCGGGTCGCGTCGTGCAGACGGGCGCACCCGCAGACGTGGCCGCGCATCCGCGAACGGCGACCGTGGCCCGCCTCGTCGGTGCCGCCAACGTGCTGCGTGGGACGCTCGCCCGGTGGGAAGACGGCCTGGCGGTCGTGCGCGCGGAGCCGTTCGTGCTGCGCGTCGAGCATCCGCGCGGCGCCGAACACGTTGAGGTCTGCGTGCGCCCGGAGAGCCTGCGCGTCGGTCCGGTGGGGTCCGGCGAAGTCGAAGCCCGCGTCCGTCAGGTGCTGCCGAGGCGTACCGGCGCGACCGTGCTGCTCGCGGCCGGGCCCGTCTCGCTCGAGGCGTGGGTCGCGGACCGTCCGCCCGCCCCCGGAACCCTGGTCGGCGTCTCCATCCCCGCGGGCGCCGCCCACGTGCTCGAAGCGGAAGGCGAACGTGCGTCGGAGTTGAGATCGTGAGGCGGCAACTGCGGCCGGCGCTGCACTGCGCGCTGGCTGCGGCGGTGATGGTGGTCGCCGCGGCGGGCGGATGGCCCGGGCCGCAAGGCGCCGAGGCGGCAGGTGCTCCTGTCCGCGTGCTCTACGCCGGTTCGCTCGTTAACGTTTTCGAACGCGATCTGGGGCCGGCGTTCACACACGTCTCGGGCATCACAGTCCTCGGACGCGCCGGCGGATCGACCGCGCTGGCACATATGATCCGGGACGGCCTCGTTCCCGCGGACGTCTTCGTGAGCGCCGAGCCGGGCGTCAACCGGATCCTTGCACCGGCGGCGGGCGTGCCGTCGGCGAGTTGGTTTCTCACCTTCGGGACGACATCGATGGTTGTCTCCTATGCACCGGGCCGCCGGTTCGCCACGGCGCTCAGGACCGGCCGGTGGTTCCAAGCGCTCGCCTCGCCGGGCCTTCGCCTCGGCCGGACCGACCCTGCCTTGGACCCTAAGGGCTTCCGGACGATACTCGTCATGCGGCTGGCGGAAACCTACTACCATGAGCCCGGACTGGCGCGCCGGGTGCTGGGCCCAGACGAGAATCCGGCGCAGATCTTCCCCGAGGAAGCGCTGATTGGCCGGCTGACATCGGGGCAGCTCGACGCGGGCTTCTTCTACCTTGTGGAGGCGGTCGCCGAGCGGCTGCCCTACGTCACCCTGCCGGCCGCGTTGAACCTTTCGGATCCTGAGTACGCGGCGTCGTACGCGACGGCGTCGTACGTCGATGCCTCCGGGGTGAGGCACAGCGGCGCGCCGATCGTCTACACGGTCACGATTCCGTCGGCGTCACGGAATTCCCGCGGCGCGGCGCGCTTCGTCGCCTTTCTCCTCGGCCGGGAAGGGCGCGCGCTCCTCGCCGCGCGGGGCGTTCTCGGGGTGCCGGTTCGTGCCGGCGGCAGCGCCGCGGCCGTCCCGGTCTCGCTGCGCCCGTTCGTGACCGGTCCGTACCACTGAAGCGAGATTATGAAGGCGGCGAGAGCATACCGCGCCGCGCGCGGACGTTACTGGTAAAGGAAGGGGACGCCCGTCCGACTCCCTAAATATCCGGAGCATCCATTTTCATTGAGGTGATCAACGTGACCGACCAGGCGCCGCGCGAGCGGATGCGCGTTCTTCGCTATCCCACCGAAACGTACACGCAGGCCGCGGGCACGATGCGCAACGTCCTGTACGAGATCAAGAAGGTGATCGTCGGCCAGGACCTGATGCTCGAGCGGATTCTCGTCGCGCTCCTGTCGCGCGGCCACATCCTGATCGAGGGCGTGCCCGGTCTCGCGAAGACGCTCGCCATCAAGACGACGGCCCAGGTGCTCGACTGCCAGTTCAAGCGCATCCAGTTCACGCCGGACCTGGTCCCGGCCGACCTGGTCGGGACCCGCATCTATAACCAGGCGTCCGGCACGTTCGAGGTCGAGCTCGGCCCCGTCTTCGCCAACCTCGTGCTGGCCGACGAGATCAACCGCGCCCCGGCCAAAGTCCAGTCCGCGCTGCTCGAGTCGATGCAGGAGCGGCAGGTGACCATCGGCAAGCAGACGTTCTCGCTGCCGGACCCGTTCCTCGTGCTCGCGACGCAGAACCCGATCGAGAGCGAGGGGACGTATCCGCTGCCCGAGGCGCAGGTCGACCGGTTCATGTTCAAAGTCGTCATCACGTACCCGACGTTCCACGAGGAGATGACGGTGATCGACCGCCTCACGGACCAGATGGCCGCCGTGAACCGGGTCATCGGCGTCCAGGAGCTCTTCGATCTGCAGAAAGTCGCGGACGCCGTCTACGTCGATCCGCGCCTGCACGAGTACGCGGTCAGCCTCGTCACCGCGACGCGGCGGCCCCAGGAGTTCGGCGTCGGCGACCTGGCGCGCTACGTCGCGTACGGCAGCAGTCCGCGGGGCTCGCTCAACCTCATCATCGGCGCGAAGGCCCTCGCGCTGCTGCGCGGCCGCGAGTACGCGATGCCGGAAGACGTGCGGGATCTCGCGCCCGAAGTGCTGCGGCACCGGATTCTGCTCTCCTACGAGGCGCTCGCTCAGGACATGACGCCCGATCAGCTGCTACAGCGCGTGATGGACGCGGTCCCCGTGCCGCGGGTACACATCGGCGATCCGTACGGCGAGAGCAAGACCGCCGCGGTGCCGTAAGGCCGGGACGCGTGCGCCTCTCGCTGCTCCGTAACGGCCGGACCGCCCGCGCGCGGTCCGAACCGCCGGCCCCGCGTCTCCCGGCCCGCGCCGAGCCGGCCCCGGCGACGGTCGCCGGCCCCGGCATCGAAACGCCCGAGCGAATCCTGCGACGCCTCGAGTTCAAGGTCGTACGCCGGCTCGACGGCTTTCTCTTCGGCGACTACCGCGGCATCTTCTACGGGCCGAGCCTCGACCTCGCCGAGGTCCGTGAATACCAGCCGGGCGACGAGGTGCGCCGGATCGATTGGAACGTCACGGCGCGGATGAACCAGCTGTTCGTCCGCCAGTACCGCGAGGAGAAAGAGCTCACGGCGTGGCTTCTCGTGGACCTGTCCCCGTCGATGCAGTTCGGGACGGTCCGCCGGTTCAAGCGCGATCTCGCCGTCGAGTTCGCGGGCGTCGCCGCGTACATCATCACGCGGCACGGCGACAAGGTCGGCGGTCTTGTGTTTCCGACCCAGGCGGGCGTCAGTTTCATTCCGCCCCG
This genomic window from bacterium contains:
- a CDS encoding ABC transporter ATP-binding protein, producing the protein MLTVAAACRLGDFSLDVAFRSAHRRTVLFGPSGAGKSLTLQCIAGFLVPPRGYAAIGDAVVLDTERGINVPPWRRRVGALLQGDALFPHLDAAANVAYGMRRVWRGREPTRALALLASVGLAGYGPRRPSDLSSGERQRVALARALASDPRALLLDEPFSAVDAPVREQLRRDLIALVDARDLPAVVVTHDFDEAHVLGETVVVLVAGRVVQTGAPADVAAHPRTATVARLVGAANVLRGTLARWEDGLAVVRAEPFVLRVEHPRGAEHVEVCVRPESLRVGPVGSGEVEARVRQVLPRRTGATVLLAAGPVSLEAWVADRPPAPGTLVGVSIPAGAAHVLEAEGERASELRS
- a CDS encoding extracellular solute-binding protein is translated as MRRQLRPALHCALAAAVMVVAAAGGWPGPQGAEAAGAPVRVLYAGSLVNVFERDLGPAFTHVSGITVLGRAGGSTALAHMIRDGLVPADVFVSAEPGVNRILAPAAGVPSASWFLTFGTTSMVVSYAPGRRFATALRTGRWFQALASPGLRLGRTDPALDPKGFRTILVMRLAETYYHEPGLARRVLGPDENPAQIFPEEALIGRLTSGQLDAGFFYLVEAVAERLPYVTLPAALNLSDPEYAASYATASYVDASGVRHSGAPIVYTVTIPSASRNSRGAARFVAFLLGREGRALLAARGVLGVPVRAGGSAAAVPVSLRPFVTGPYH
- a CDS encoding AAA family ATPase codes for the protein MRNVLYEIKKVIVGQDLMLERILVALLSRGHILIEGVPGLAKTLAIKTTAQVLDCQFKRIQFTPDLVPADLVGTRIYNQASGTFEVELGPVFANLVLADEINRAPAKVQSALLESMQERQVTIGKQTFSLPDPFLVLATQNPIESEGTYPLPEAQVDRFMFKVVITYPTFHEEMTVIDRLTDQMAAVNRVIGVQELFDLQKVADAVYVDPRLHEYAVSLVTATRRPQEFGVGDLARYVAYGSSPRGSLNLIIGAKALALLRGREYAMPEDVRDLAPEVLRHRILLSYEALAQDMTPDQLLQRVMDAVPVPRVHIGDPYGESKTAAVP
- a CDS encoding DUF58 domain-containing protein, with product MRLSLLRNGRTARARSEPPAPRLPARAEPAPATVAGPGIETPERILRRLEFKVVRRLDGFLFGDYRGIFYGPSLDLAEVREYQPGDEVRRIDWNVTARMNQLFVRQYREEKELTAWLLVDLSPSMQFGTVRRFKRDLAVEFAGVAAYIITRHGDKVGGLVFPTQAGVSFIPPRAGRQHALRVVRDLASIPTIAGGGQTDLGAVLRQLGRLAKRRSLVFLISDFHSPAGWEQPLAELGRRHEIIAVRIEDPRERELPDVGGVYLHDPETGQQLWIDTSDRRVRQAHRALVAERDARLAEILQRTRVDLLTLSTGAGLVDDLLRFITLRRRRRWSLPGR